Proteins from a single region of Oncorhynchus nerka isolate Pitt River linkage group LG18, Oner_Uvic_2.0, whole genome shotgun sequence:
- the LOC135561624 gene encoding fatty acid binding protein 1-B.1-like — MTNYESLQNIMPKSPDELIQEGKDIKSISEIEETGDHFKVTVTTGTKILTNSFTIGQETELSRRPGESQWTGRTVASQNQLTHLMHTSVVMREGNKLTAILNGIEYVTELTDSNTLVNTMTLSVMSYKRTSKRM; from the exons GTCTCCTGATGAGCTTATCCAGGAGGGCAAAGACATCAAGAGCATCTCTGAGATTGAGGAGACTGGAGACCACTTCAAGGTGACTGTCACCACGGGGACAAAGATCCTCACCAACTCCTTCACCATTGGCCAGGAGACAGAGCTCAGTCGCCGACCGGGAGAAAGTCAAT GGACTGGGCGCACAGTTGCGTCTCAAAACCAACTCACACACCTGATGCACACT TCTGTGGTGATGAGGGAAGGTAACAAGCTGACGGCCATCCTGAATGGGATCGAATATGTCACAGAACTTACAGACTCAAACACCCTCGTCAAC ACAATGACTCTGTCTGTCATGTCATACAAGAGGACCAGCAAACGAATGTGA